The DNA segment TGGCTGTCAGCATTGCTTCTTTTCTATTTAATATGGTGGTTTCCATTTACTCTCCTAATATCTTATTATTTTAATTGTAGTAGGTGCGTTGTAATACAAGCTACAAATAAATCTTAACACAGCTTTTCTGGTTGTCAAGTTTTATTTCACTTCAAATAACCTGTGGCTAGCCCGAATATGACATATTCCACTCGAACCTCAAATGAATATTTCCCGTATGGGTATAATATCCCTCTCAGTATTCGAATGCTTCCAGAGGATTCCAGCCTTCATTGATAAATTGGGTGGTCGTTCTATTCACAGATCCAAAGGTAATAAATTCTTCAGCTTTCATACCATCCGGTTCATAGGCTTTTCTGAATTCAGGCATAGTCAACAATCTGTTGATAGAGTCTTCGGCTACGGGGATATCAATTCTCTCTAAATAAATTTAAGAGTACTTAGAAGATCTGGTTAACCCTTTTGCAGTAGAGTCCTATTATGCTTTCTTTTCGAAATTTTCAGACATGCGGGTTACGGTTCTTTGAACATGTTCATGCATGAGCTGTTTTGCGGAGTCCGCATTTCTATCACGAAGGGCTTGAATTAAGAGCTTGTGATAATGCAGACCATCCTTTACACCAAGAGTTTCACTTATTTCAAGCCAGGCTGAATTGAAGATTTCAAAGAGAATCTTGTATATCTTTATGATGACCTTATTTGACAATATATCTACTAAAAAGAAGTGGAACTGTTCATCCAGAGTGGCAAACTGTTTACAGCCCTCGGAATATTTTAACATCTTTTCATAGATTGTTTCCAATTTATTGATCTCTTCTTCTGTAATCTTATCAACTATAAAGGGCATGATATTGGGTTCGATTATGATTCGATATTGCAGAACATCCATAATGTCGTCTTTATCAAGTGCAAATAGAGGTGTAAGCATATTGAGTTGTTCGGATAAACTATAATTATTGACAAAGCTGCCTTCCCCCCGGCGGATCTCAATAAATCCCTGTGCACAGAGAGATTGAAGAGCAGATCTGACAGAGACTCGACTGACTCCCATTTGTACACATAACTGATTTTCTGAAGGTAGCTTGCTGCCAGGCGGCCATTTCCCCTGGAGGATCATAGTTCGGCATTGATCATAGACCTGATTCTTTATCTGAGATGTATCAATCTTTCCTAGTCCAGCCATGTGTAACTTATATTACAAGTTCTCATAGACTGTCAATCGAACAGGCCTGTTCATTCACGTTGATCAGCATTCCGGGGCCGATAGGGGATCATCCTGTGGACTGGGCTGGCTTTAGAATTTTGGAAACCGGTGCAGGATCGTTATTTGTCACTTTTATAGCGGCTGATGG comes from the Oceanispirochaeta sp. genome and includes:
- a CDS encoding FadR/GntR family transcriptional regulator; translation: MAGLGKIDTSQIKNQVYDQCRTMILQGKWPPGSKLPSENQLCVQMGVSRVSVRSALQSLCAQGFIEIRRGEGSFVNNYSLSEQLNMLTPLFALDKDDIMDVLQYRIIIEPNIMPFIVDKITEEEINKLETIYEKMLKYSEGCKQFATLDEQFHFFLVDILSNKVIIKIYKILFEIFNSAWLEISETLGVKDGLHYHKLLIQALRDRNADSAKQLMHEHVQRTVTRMSENFEKKA